A genome region from Anastrepha obliqua isolate idAnaObli1 chromosome 4, idAnaObli1_1.0, whole genome shotgun sequence includes the following:
- the LOC129245168 gene encoding farnesol dehydrogenase-like: protein MERWQNRVAVVTGASSGIGAACMKYLANNGMVVVGLARRKELMDALRDQVEPEARARVHAIRCDLRDDQQIIAAFKEIESKYGPVAVLVNNAGTLRVMNLVNENNSQDVNDVINTNVLGVVNCTREAFRSMKANGGDGHVFMINSISGHTVPRIPNHSLNIYAPTKFAVTAMTEVYRQEFLNQNTKVKVTSISPGAVDTEIVPMEMKAALETLPFLQPEDIADALLYSLQTPPHVQIHEMIVKPIGELF, encoded by the exons ATGGAACGTTGGCAAAATCGAGTTGCAGTGGTCACCGGTGCCAGTTCTGGCATTGGCGCTGCTTGTATGAAATATCTCGCGAATAATGGAATGGTTGTAGTGGGCCTGGCACGACGCAAAGAACTCATGGACGCTCTGAGGGACCAAGTCGAACCAGAGGCGCGCGCTCGCGTTCATGCCATTCGTTGTGATTTGCGAGACGATCAACAGATTATCGCTGCATTCAAGGAAATCGAGTCCAAGTATGGACCTGTTGCGGTGCTTGTAAATAATGCGGGCACTTTGCGCGTAATGAATTTGGTGAATGAGAACAACTCGCAGGATGTAAATGATGTGATCAACACTAATGTATTGGGTGTAGTCAATTGTACGAGAGAGGCATTCCGCTCCATGAAAGCCAACGGCGGTGATGGGCATGTTTTCATGATCAACAGCATCTCGGGACATACTGTGCCTAGGATACCGAATCATTCTCTAAATATTTATGCGCCTACGAAATTTGCGGTGACGGCAATGACGGAGGTTTATAGGCAAGAATTTTTGAATCAAAATACGAAAGTTAAAGTGACG AGTATAAGTCCCGGTGCTGTAGATACAGAAATCGTACCAATGGAAATGAAAGCTGCTTTGGAAACTCTACCATTTTTGCAACCGGAAGATATAGCTGATGCTTTGCTGTACAGCCTTCAGACACCTCCTCATGTGCAG ATACACGAAATGATTGTTAAACCAATTGGAGAACTATTTTAA